A single region of the Triticum dicoccoides isolate Atlit2015 ecotype Zavitan chromosome 2B, WEW_v2.0, whole genome shotgun sequence genome encodes:
- the LOC119366816 gene encoding uncharacterized protein LOC119366816 has translation MEIAVSAVASELVSRFISFLMNKCHSTHAQSEEKMVERLQHLLMRACIIVEEADARYITNSGMMMQLKMLSEAMYRGHSILDASRYRALQDGVGFDEVSSNDSSSSSLYLIVPDFPVKHSRTAAVKGNKAMGLDSHAALESLEIAIANMSEFVVLLGGCERMSRRPYDVYLYTDNFMFSRHAEKQKLLSFLLEHNDPSGDHALAILPLIGGAAVGKKTLVAHVCGDERVRSRFSSILHLNGDSLLGTLGDGRAMIGIMLVVIEFASDVGDDDWKTFHSFLIRMGRGSKIIIVSKLKRIARFGTMKPILLSGLSHDELTYLFKALAFGSVEPAEHPRLVQIADEFATVIHSSQISLVATNMFTDVLRSNLDVQFWHCILDKAARMVKRNRSIYGVNPTMRIKQGHQVDITDIALHPLSMKPYSDTMSIKTELPIVTFRELITDPSVRPKGDFTLIAWESRIAPHKSFPNYVTSHAQDTYQSSALLGRKRQGVPI, from the coding sequence ATGGAGATTGCCGTATCAGCAGTTGCAAGTGAACTTGTGAGCCGGTTCATCTCCTTCCTGATGAACAAGTGCCACTCAACCCATGCGCAGTCAGAGGAAAAGATGGTGGAAAGGTTGCAACATCTCCTAATGAGAGCTTGCATCATCGTCGAGGAGGCGGACGCTCGATACATAACAAACTCTGGGATGATGATGCAGCTCAAGATGCTCTCGGAGGCCATGTACCGAGGTCACAGCATCCTCGATGCCTCGAGGTACCGAGCCCTCCAAGACGGTGTTGGCTTTGACGAGGTTAGCAGCAACGACTCATCTAGCAGCAGTTTGTATTTAATCGTTCCAGACTTTCCCGTCAAGCATTCTCGAACAGCAGCGGTGAAAGGCAACAAGGCCATGGGCCTCGACTCACATGCTGCTTTGGAAAGCTTAGAAATTGCTATCGCAAACATGTCAGAGTTTGTTGTGCTTCTCGGTGGATGTGAGCGCATGTCCCGTAggccatatgatgtttatctttacaCCGACAACTTCATGTTTAGCCGACATGCTGAAAAGCAAAAGCTTTTGAGCTTCTTGTTGGAGCACAATGATCCTTCAGGTGATCATGCATTAGCCATTCTTCCGCTCATAGGTGGCGCCGCGGTTGGGAAGAAAACTTTGGTTGCTCATGTGTGTGGCGATGAAAGGGTTCGTTCACGCTTCTCCTCTATTTTGCACTTGAATGGAGACAGCCTTTTGGGGACACTTGGTGATGGGAGGGCCATGATTGGGATAATGTTGGTAGTTATTGAGTTTGCTTCTGATGTAGGTGATGATGACTGGAAAACATTCCACTCATTTCTCATAAGAATGGGCAGAGGAAGCAAGATCATCATTGTAAGTAAGCTTAAAAGAATAGCCCGGTTTGGAACAATGAAACCAATTTTACTAAGTGGGCTATCTCATGATGAGTTGACGTACCTTTTCAAGGCACTCGCCTTCGGAAGTGTAGAGCCAGCAGAACATCCGCGGCTAGTACAAATAGCAGATGAATTTGCCACGGTGATCCACAGTTCGCAAATTTCACTTGTCGCAACAAACATGTTCACGGATGTGTTGAGAAGCAACCTTGATGTTCAGTTCTGGCATTGTATATTAGACAAGGCAGCAAGAATGGTTAAAAGAAACCGCTCCATTTATGGTGTGAACCCAACCATGCGCATAAAACAAGGCCATCAAGTGGACATAACAGACATTGCTTTGCATCCACTAAGCATGAAACCTTATAGTGATACTATGTCAATCAAGACAGAATTGCCAATTGTGACATTTCGGGAACTTATAACAGATCCTAGTGTTAGGCCGAAAGGAGACTTCACTCTAATTGCATGGGAATCAAGGATAGCCCctcataaatcatttcctaattatgttacaagtcatgctcAGGATACATATCAAAGTAGTGCCCTGCTAGGGAGGAAGCGACAAGGAGTGCCAATCTAA